The Bradyrhizobium sp. B097 genome contains the following window.
AGACGAAAGGGGCACAACCTCATAGAGCGGTACGCCTGACAAGAGGTTGGCGGCGCGCAGCGGTTCGCTTGCCGACGCGTAGGACATCAGCGCGAAATTCTCGATGAGCGCAAAGCCTATCCTTTGGGTGCTCTTCGGATTGAGCGGCATGTCCCATTCTTACAGTTTATTGTCCCTTTTGTGCAATACTGTGAGCTGGTCGGCTGATAGCCTTTTCTTCCGTTTTCAGAGGCAAAGCACGGAATGCGCTACTCGGCCCTATCGATTTTCCTACGCGGCCTTCGTGGCAACAAGCATTGGCGTCCAGCGTGGCGCGCGGCACAACCGAAACCTCGGTATGACGTTGTTATTGTGGGCGGCGGCGGTCACGGCTTGGCCACGGCCTACTACCTCGCCAAGGAGTTCGGCATCACCAACGTGGCAGTGCTGGAAAGGAGCTACATCGGCGCGGGCAACGTAGGACGCAACACCACCATTATTCGTTCGAATTACCTGCTACCGGGAAACAACCCATTCTACGAACTATCAATGAAGCTCTGGGAGGGCCTCGAGCAGGATTTCAACTTCAACGCCATGGTCTCTCAGCGTGGCGTTCTGAATCTTTTCCATTCAGACGCGCAGCGCGATGCTTACATCAGGCGCGGCAACGCAATGCGCCTGCATGGAGTAGACGCCGAACTGCTCGATCGCGAAGCCGTTCGGAAGATGCTGCCCTTCCTTGATTTCGAAAATGCTCGTTTCCCAATCCAGGGCGGCCTGATCCAGCGCCGCGGCGGCACGGTTCGGCACGATGCCGTCGCTTGGGGATATGCGCGCGGCGCCGATATGCGGGGCGTCGACATTATCCAGGAATGCGAAGTGACTGGCATCAGACAGGCCGGTGGACGGGTACTCGGCGTGCAAACGACCAAGGGCTTCATCGGCTGCGGCAAGTTGGCTCTAGCCGTCGCCGGAAATTCTTCGCTTGTCGCCGAGATGGTTGACCTGAAACTGCCAATCGAAAGTCATGTGCTTCAGGCCTTTGTATCGGAAGGGCTTAAGCCCTTCATCGATTGCGTCGTTACATTTGGCGCCGGTCACTTTTACTGCTCGCAATCCGACAAAGGCGGTCTCGTCTTCGGCGGTGATATTGATGGCTACAATTCCTACGCCCAGCGCGGCAACCTCGCCGCCGTCGAGCATGTTGCGGAGGCCGGTAAGGCAATGATCCCGGCGCTGTCGCGCGTGCGCGTCCTTAGATCCTGGGGCGGGATTGTGGATATGTCTATGGATGGATCGCCGATCATCGACCGAACCCATATCGACAACGTCTATCTCAATGCCGGCTGGTGCTACGGCGGCTTCAAGGCCACTCCTGCATCCGGCTATTGCTTTGCGCATCTAATTGCTCACGACGCTCCGCAGGCGACGGCCACCGCTTTCCGTCTTGATCGGTTCGCACGCGGATTGATGATCGACGAAAAAGGTCAGGGCGCCCAACCTAACTTGCACTGATCCTACAAGGTCAAATGAGATGGCAAGCCTCGTTCCATGTCCCCATTGCGGCGTCCGGCCGAAGGAAGAGTTTACGATCAAAGGTGCGGCGCTTAGGCGGCCCCTCCCGGATGCGCCGGTCGAGTCCTGGCTCGACTACGTTTACTTGCGCAACAATTCGCGCGGAACTCATGAAGAATTTTGGCATCATACCTCCGGTTGTCGCCGCTGGCTGATCGTGACCCGCAGCACTGTCACTCACGAAATTGAAGCTTCTCGGGACGCCGCGGTGTCACTGCTGGATTCCAACACATGACCTCGTATCGTCTACGTAAAGGCGGGCTCGTCGATCGCCGGTCCACTTTGCGCTTCAGCTTCGACGGCAAACGATTTTCAGGTCACGACGGTGATAGTCTGGCGTCGGCGCTGCTCGCCAATGGCCAACGGCTCGTCGGGCGCAGCTTCAAATATCACCGCCCGCGGGGCATTCTGACGGCGGGCTCTTCTGAGCCAAGCGCACTCGTCACGATAAACTCGGGCGGACGGACGGAGCCAAATACGCGGGCGACTATGCAGGAGCTCTATGATGGGCTCGAAGCAAAGAGCCAAAATCGCTGGCCTTCGCTTGATTTTGACATCGGTGCAGTCAATGGGCTCCTTTCGCCCTTTCTCGGCGCTGGCTTCTACTACAAGACGTTCATGTGGCCGGCGGCCCTCTGGGAGAAGCTCTACGAACCGGTCATTCGGAAAGCGGCAGGACTAGGCAAGGCAACGTATGATCCCGATCCTGACGCCTACGAAAAACGCTGGGCTCACTGCGATTTGCTCATTGTCGGTGCAGGCCCAGCAGGCTTGGCTGCAGCCTTAACCGCCGGGCGCACCGGCGCTCGGGTGGTGCTTCTTGACGAAAATGCGTTGCCTGGGGGCGGCCTGCTCTACGACACGGCCCTCATTGGCGGCCAGGCGGCGGCTGACTTTGTCCGCAAAGCCGTGGCAGAGCTCGAGAGCATGCCTAACGTCGACTTGCTGACCCGCACCACCGCATTCGGTTGGTACGACGGCAACGTATTCGGCGCGGTCGAGCGAGTGCAGAAGCATGTTCAGCAGCCCCATGCAAACCGGCCGGTTGAACGGCTCTGGCGCATCGTCGCGAAACGAGCATTGCTGGCGTCGGGTGCAGAAGAGCGGCCGCTTGTGTTTGGCGGGAACGACACCCCCGGTGTCATGATGGCATCCGCCGCACGAAGCTATCTAAATCGTTACGGGGTGGCCTTCGGCAAAACGGCCGCAATATTCACCACCAACGACAGTGGCTACGCCCTCGCGCGCGATCTCGAGGCAGAGGGTGTTGACCTCGCGGTCATCGTGGATAGCCGGCTCGATGCATATCTAGCTTGGACAGGCAGGGCACGATTGATTCAGGGCGCCTTCATTAGCAATGCCCACGGCGGCAAGTCGCTATCCTCGATCGAGATTTGGAAGAGCGGTACGGTCGAGAAGATCTCAGTTGATGCACTCGCCATATCAGGTGGCTTCAGTCCCATCATACACCTTGCCTGTCATCGCGGCCGCAAGCCCGTGTGGTCTGAGCAACACGCCGCGTTTCTAGCCCCTCCTGATCTCAAAGACCTAAGCCTGGCGGGCGCCGTCAACGCAGAAGCAGGCATTGCTGCGTGCCTCACTGATGGCGCCGCACGCGCGTCTCAGATTCTTGGCGAGCTTGGTTTTTCAGCGACCGCCGCCACTTTCGGGACAGTAGAGAGGGACATCGCGCCGAAGGCCGCGAAGCCGGTCTGGACCGTTCCAGGTGTGAGCAGCAAGGCGTTCGTAGACTTCCAAAATGACGTGCACCGCAATGACATCGACCTTGCAGTGCGGGAAGGTTATGGTCATGTCGAGCATGCCAAGCGTTATACGACCACCGGTATGGCGACCGACCAAGGCAAGCTGTCCAACGTCAACGCAATCGGGCTTCTGGCCGAGGCGCGCGGCGTCTTGCCCTCACAGATAGGCACAACTACCTTCCGCCCCTTCTACACTCCGATATCCTTCGGCGCGCTCGCGGGCACTTCGCATGGCCATCACTTTCAACCGGTGCGCAAATCGCCCCTGCATGAATGGGCGGCGAAGAACAATGCAAAATTTGTCGAGACTGGCCTTTGGTATCGGTCTTCCTGGTTTCCCCGCGCCGGAGAAACGAGTTGGCGGGAGAGTGTCGATCGCGAAGCGAAGAACGTCCGAGCCAACGTCGGCCTATGCGATGTCTCTATGCTCGGCAAGATCGAGATCTGCGGTCAAGACGCCGCCGAATTCCTCAATCGGGTTTATTGCAACGCTTTCGCCAAGCTACCCGTTGGCAAGGCCCGCTATGGGTTGATGCTGCGCGAAGACGGCATGATATACGACGACGGCACTACAAGCCGGCTTGAAGAGAACCGCTTCTTTATGACCACCACAACTGCATACGCAGCAGGCGTGATGAACCATCTCGAGTTCTGCGCACAAGCACTCTGGCCGGAGCTCGACGTTCGTTTGGCGTCCGTGACCGATCAATGGGCACAGATGGCAGTTGCTGGACCGAAGTCTCGGCTAGTGCTGCAGAGCATTGTGGACGAGGATCTTTCCAACGACGCTTTCCCTTTCCTCGCCGCCCGCACTGTGTCACTGGCTGGAGGCCAGCTACTTGGTAGACTCTTCCGCATCTCGTTTTCCGGCGAACTGGCCTATGAGCTCGCCGTGCCAGCCGGCTATGGTGAGAGCGTAGCTGATGCGGTCATGCAGGCTGGACGAGACTACAACATCCAGCCTTATGGCGTCGAGACGCTTTCCGTCCTGCGGATCGAAAAGGGCCACGTCACCCATAACGAGATCAATGGCACCGTAGTGCCGGCGGATCTTGGTTTCGCCAAGATGGTCTCCCCCACCAAGACAGACTTCATCGGCAAACACATGCTTTCCCGCGAGGGCCTGATTGCGCCAGACCGTCCTCAGTTAGTCGGCGTGGTGCCGTTGGATCCCAAATCGAGCTTCAGCAGCGGATCGCACATCCTTGCCAAGGGCGCAGAAGCCACCTTGGAGAATGACCAGGGATATGTGACGTCGAGCTGCTATTCGCCTCACGTGGGCTCGACGATCGGGCTAGCACTCGTCAGGCGCGGAGCTGATCGACACGGAGAAGAGATCCTAGTTTGGAACGGCTTACGAGGAGAGTTTACACCCGGACGCCTCTGTAGCCCCACGTTTGTTGACCCGAAGAATGAGAAGCTCCATGCTTGATGTTGTCTTATTCTCTCGCGCAGCATTGGCCGACAGAGCACCATTGGTGATGGCTGACGTAAGCCTGAAGCCACTGTCAGATGGGCACATAGTTCTTGTAATAGCGAAGCCAGGGGGCGGGACCTCGAAGATGCCTGACCAATTGCGCGCTATCCCCTATTCGGTTCGTCCAGTTTCGCCCGGTCAATGGTTCATCGTTTCCGAGACAGCGATCCCGCAGGATGCGTTGAGGGGGATGCTCGAAAGCCTAGCCCCTGAGGCGGTCGGCATTGACCAAAGTCACGGCCGAGTTCGTATCGCCATCAGTGGCCCGACCGTCGAACGTACGCTTGCGAAGGGTACGGGAGTTGACCTCGCTCTCTCCACCTTTCCGATCGGACACGCGACTACGACCCTGTTCGGACACATCGCGGCCCATTTGACCCGCATCGATGAAACGTCGTTCGAGCTTATTGTCTTGCGCGGTTTCGCCGAAAGCTTGTGGGACGACCTCTTGCGCATGTCTTTGACCGCCTAGAGCCCGGAGCCAACGCACTCATCTCCTTTCGCACATGACCTGGAGCGACCATCGAGTGCCCATCGTGTGGTATTGATCAACTGATAGGCCAAAGTTACTTCGAAGAGTACCGCGGTTTTTATGGTTTATCCGCGGAGGCGACCGATGCTGCTCTTTCGTTCCGGCGTCCCTTTCGAACGTATTGGCTCTCGACACAGCGACGCCCGTCACCACGCTGTTCCAGCTGCTGGATTTTCGGAGCATACGAGGTCCCAAAAGAGTCTCTGGTCGAGGAGAGTTGTGCATAGGCCCGAGGCATCGTACAGCCGCTGCAGGGATGGCTGATCCTGTCGAAATTGACCGACTGCACGCTCACTAAGTTAAAAACCATCACGCTGCGGTGGCCCACGGGTATCCGCCCGTCTACGCGTCGGTCGCACAAAGCTACCGGAGCGCTAAGCAGAATTTCCGCAATGTAAGACCAGGACGCGTGGTCAGTATACTAGGCCGGGCGCCTTATTTTACGGCGGGGCAGGGCCTACCGAAGCTAGGCGAACCCGGGCGCGGCTCTCTCCACGGGCTAGGAGCGCTCGTTCGGCGGCCGCCGCTGTGAGCCCGCGGCTGGCCCCGTTGGTTCAAAGAGCTTGCGGGCTAACTTTACGTTCGTGACCAATCTTTGGGTGTAAGCCTTGATCTCGTGCTGCACCTCCCAGGCCTGGCGGTCGGTCGGGCCTGCTAACGGAGAGGTCCTGGATTTGCGCTTATTCGCCACATAGGTGACATAGAGGCGACGCCCTGGCGATTCAACGTGCATTTGTGAGCGAAACGTACGAAGCACGCGCTTTTGAGCGGGGACGTAACATCCGGTATGCTGTGTCCGCGGCTTCTGCCTCAGGCAGTCCACCTCTAGCCCCCAGCGCGTAGGCGCGGCACTGCCGAACAAGGCGGATGCGTACGTTGCGGCAGAAACACCCGCGAGGTTTAGCTACCAGCCGGGGCCGCTTCAATCGGTGTCTGACCAGAGCGACATGAAGGCACTGCTCGACGATCTGATCGAGAACGATGCGGAGTTGGCGCACTATACCCGTGCGGCGTGCATCGTCGTAACGGGTGAGCCGAACTGAAAAGCGGCGTTGCCGAAGCCGGCCATCCGGCTTTCCGGTTTCATGTATCACGCATAGAAGCGAAAGCGGCTCTTATGCGCCGCCGAACCTCCAGACCGGGATGCCGAGCTTCTTCGCCTTGTCGGCAAGATTGTCCTGAATTCCCGTGCCCGGGAAATGCATCACCCCGATCGGGAGCTCGTTGAGCATCGTGTCGTTGCGCTTGAACGGAGCGGCCTTGGCATGCTTGGTCCAGTCGGGCCTGAAGGCGATCTGCGGAACCTTGCGATTGTCGGCCCACCTGGCGGGGATCAACTCGGCGCCCTTGGGAGATCCGCCGTGCAGCAACACCATGTCCGCATGCTTAGCATGCACCTGGTCGAGCTTAGCCCAGATCAACCGGCGATCGTTGAAGTCGAGACCACCGGTCAGCGCGACTTTCGGTCCGGGCGGAATGAGCACATGATTGTCGGCGCGCTTCTTCGCGAACAGGAAGTCGCGGCTGTCGATCATCGCGGAGGTCAGATTGCGGTGGTTGACCTTCGACCCATTCCGCCTGGCGGCCGCCAGACGGAATGGGTGTGGCGTTTGGCTGACCTACTCTCTGGCTTTTGATAAGTCGGTCGAACTGATCTTACCATGCTGCACGGGCCGGCGCCCCAATTGCGGATGACGCCAATCAATCTCGGACAAGGTAGCGGATCAGCTCAAAAAACTGAGCAAATCTTGCACACATTGCGTTCACCCCACCATCTCATTTCGAGTACGATCCTCTACTCCACGGGTACCGGGAAGGGTGAACACAGTGAAAAAAGCGAGCACAGCGACATCCAAGACTACAAGACCAACAGAGCGAGATGTCGACCTGCTCACGGGTTCGTCTGCCCCAAAAGAAGTGCCCCCTACGCTAGAGGCTGAAATTGGTGCCGAAATCCGACGGCTTCGAAAGCGGTTTGATCTGACGGTATCCAAACTGAGCGGGGCATCAGGCATTTCTCCCGGAATGCTATCGAAGATCGAGAACGGCACCATTTCGCCATCCCTATCGACCCTATCATCTCTGGCGAAGGCTCTAAATGTCCCCATAGCTCATCTATTCCACGAGACAGGCGAGCAACGCGACTGTTCCTTCGTCAAGGCGGGAACGGGCGTTCGCATCGAGCGTCGCGGCACAAAGGCGGGACACCTGTATGATCTGCTTGGGCATTCGCTTGGTGGCGAGGTCGTCGTTGAGCCTTACTTGATAACGCTCAAGTCAGATGCCGCGCCCTACACCGATTTCCGACATGCGGGCGTTGAATTCATATACATGTTGACTGGCAAGGTCAGATATCGGCACGCTGACCAAAGCTATCTGCTTCAGCCCGGAGACGCTTTATTCTTTGATGCCGCCGCCCGTCACGGTCCGGAAGAGCTGATCAAAGCTCCAATGACGTATCTTTCTATCATTGTTTACCCACGGCAGAGTTGAGAGACTAGCGCCTTCGGTCGCGCTCGTCATACGCACGGCCGCGCACAACAGTCCTGGTTTGTTGTCACCAGCGACGACGCTCGTGTAGCGATCTTATTCCGTTCAAAGATACCCGTCAGGCGGTGCCGATTCTCTCGTGGCTCTCCGTGTAAGCCGGAGCCTTGCAATTGCGGCGAAGAATTCATCGTGCAATGTTGTGAATAGCCACCGCGAAGCGACTTTGCGTAGACGACTGCTACGGTGATCTAATGGGCGTCCGGCCAGTGCGCACAAACCAAGGCGTGGGCACTGTTGCTCGTGCAAAGTCCATAACCCTCGTTTACTCGGCATTGGGATCCGCCACCGTCACGAGAGGCGGTGGCGGATCCTCTTCAGTTTGCTGATAAAGTCACTTTCCGGAATTGACCAACGAGACATCGCCGATTGAGCTATCTTCTTGTAGCCCATACTTTTTCAGGAGCTGGGCATAAGTGCCGTCGGCTATCACTTCATCCAAGGCTTTTTTCAAAGTGTCGCCTAGTTCCTTATTCTTTGCCAGATACGGGAAACCAAACAAGAAATTGGCCAAAGGAGGGCCTCCGAGCGGTTTGAAGACATCTTCTCCCTCGGCCTTCCTCGCCTGCGCGAATGCGGTGGCTCCAATAAAGCCGGCGTCCACTCGGCCCTGCTTCATCATCAGCTGTTGTTCTGATCCGTTAGCGACCTCCAGCTGCTCCACACCAGGTCTCCCAGCTTTCGTACAATTTTCCTCGCTCCAGCGTTCAACGGTTCCGAGCATGGCTTTGCTACCCCGCGTATTCGCCACACGTTTTCCGCATAGGGCGGCCAGGTCCTTGAATTGGTCGGCCTTCGCGGTGAGAGTGTAGAGATAGGTCGGCTCGTTCAGGAAGTCGATGAAGCTCACCCCGTTTTCGCGCCTCTCGGGCGTGTCCCACATGTCCCCTGTTGCGACATCTACGCGGCCAGTTTTAAGGGGAGCAAAGCTGGCTTGCTCCACCCAACCAGCTTCAATCCAGTTGACCTTTAACCCGGCCTTTTTGGCCATCGCCTCAAACAGGTCATGGTTGAAGCCCGTTAGCTCGCCGGTTTTGGGGTCCTTGAATTCTAGCGGTGGATAGATGACCACGGTCCCAACGTTAATCGTCTTGCGCGACTCCTGCGCATAAGCAGCCGTGGTCAGTAGGCTCGCGCAGAGAGCGAAGCTAGAGACCAAATTACGCACGACAGATCTACTAGACATGTTATCCCCTTTTAGGCTCAACTGGATAATCGGGCATAATTCCTATCGCGCGTTTGCGCATTCCTGAAGCCTAACAATGCCAAAGCGGCTTTGCCCTCTAAAGATGCTGCCGCTACAGATTTTTTAGGTTCTCTTGAACTCTCCGAAAAGCTATGGGCCTTCGTCAGCCTTCGGGGTGTCGATGGGGAGACTTGGACCCAGGATAATGAAACCACAGCAAATCTTCCTGCAGTCGATCTGGCTTCTTTCTTTTTTAGAACCGATCGGCCTTCCCGATCGAACGCGCGGCTCAACCAAACTCCTACTGGACAGGCGCGCTCTCACGATGTCCATGCGACCGAAGTGTTCGCGGGGCTTCAACTACTGATCATCCCTGTGACGAGCCGCGCACATACTTCTTGGCTTTCATCCGCTTGTACATCGCTTCTTCGGCTTCCGGTGAACCATCATGCGCTGTTCCGAACAGCCAATCGAGCCCATGAAGCTCTCCGCCGTAGTTCACTTCAAAATACTTGTGGTGCAGGTAATGAAAGTAGATGTCATTGTCGATAAACTCGCCGTCACGCGTAGCAACGGCATGGAAGCCGAGGTGACCGATGGCTGGATGAAGCCCGAAAAACATGAGCATAAACATGGAGTGTATAGGGTTTGAAGGAACCACGGCAACGATCAGCACAAGCGAGAAGTAGATAAGGTGCTCGAACGTGTGCATCGACAGGCCGGACCACGGGCCGGGGTTGAAGCTGTTGTGATGCACTTTGTGAATCCAATGATAGAGCGGCCCC
Protein-coding sequences here:
- a CDS encoding sarcosine oxidase subunit beta family protein, which translates into the protein MRYSALSIFLRGLRGNKHWRPAWRAAQPKPRYDVVIVGGGGHGLATAYYLAKEFGITNVAVLERSYIGAGNVGRNTTIIRSNYLLPGNNPFYELSMKLWEGLEQDFNFNAMVSQRGVLNLFHSDAQRDAYIRRGNAMRLHGVDAELLDREAVRKMLPFLDFENARFPIQGGLIQRRGGTVRHDAVAWGYARGADMRGVDIIQECEVTGIRQAGGRVLGVQTTKGFIGCGKLALAVAGNSSLVAEMVDLKLPIESHVLQAFVSEGLKPFIDCVVTFGAGHFYCSQSDKGGLVFGGDIDGYNSYAQRGNLAAVEHVAEAGKAMIPALSRVRVLRSWGGIVDMSMDGSPIIDRTHIDNVYLNAGWCYGGFKATPASGYCFAHLIAHDAPQATATAFRLDRFARGLMIDEKGQGAQPNLH
- a CDS encoding sarcosine oxidase subunit alpha — its product is MTSYRLRKGGLVDRRSTLRFSFDGKRFSGHDGDSLASALLANGQRLVGRSFKYHRPRGILTAGSSEPSALVTINSGGRTEPNTRATMQELYDGLEAKSQNRWPSLDFDIGAVNGLLSPFLGAGFYYKTFMWPAALWEKLYEPVIRKAAGLGKATYDPDPDAYEKRWAHCDLLIVGAGPAGLAAALTAGRTGARVVLLDENALPGGGLLYDTALIGGQAAADFVRKAVAELESMPNVDLLTRTTAFGWYDGNVFGAVERVQKHVQQPHANRPVERLWRIVAKRALLASGAEERPLVFGGNDTPGVMMASAARSYLNRYGVAFGKTAAIFTTNDSGYALARDLEAEGVDLAVIVDSRLDAYLAWTGRARLIQGAFISNAHGGKSLSSIEIWKSGTVEKISVDALAISGGFSPIIHLACHRGRKPVWSEQHAAFLAPPDLKDLSLAGAVNAEAGIAACLTDGAARASQILGELGFSATAATFGTVERDIAPKAAKPVWTVPGVSSKAFVDFQNDVHRNDIDLAVREGYGHVEHAKRYTTTGMATDQGKLSNVNAIGLLAEARGVLPSQIGTTTFRPFYTPISFGALAGTSHGHHFQPVRKSPLHEWAAKNNAKFVETGLWYRSSWFPRAGETSWRESVDREAKNVRANVGLCDVSMLGKIEICGQDAAEFLNRVYCNAFAKLPVGKARYGLMLREDGMIYDDGTTSRLEENRFFMTTTTAYAAGVMNHLEFCAQALWPELDVRLASVTDQWAQMAVAGPKSRLVLQSIVDEDLSNDAFPFLAARTVSLAGGQLLGRLFRISFSGELAYELAVPAGYGESVADAVMQAGRDYNIQPYGVETLSVLRIEKGHVTHNEINGTVVPADLGFAKMVSPTKTDFIGKHMLSREGLIAPDRPQLVGVVPLDPKSSFSSGSHILAKGAEATLENDQGYVTSSCYSPHVGSTIGLALVRRGADRHGEEILVWNGLRGEFTPGRLCSPTFVDPKNEKLHA
- a CDS encoding XRE family transcriptional regulator, which gives rise to MKKASTATSKTTRPTERDVDLLTGSSAPKEVPPTLEAEIGAEIRRLRKRFDLTVSKLSGASGISPGMLSKIENGTISPSLSTLSSLAKALNVPIAHLFHETGEQRDCSFVKAGTGVRIERRGTKAGHLYDLLGHSLGGEVVVEPYLITLKSDAAPYTDFRHAGVEFIYMLTGKVRYRHADQSYLLQPGDALFFDAAARHGPEELIKAPMTYLSIIVYPRQS
- a CDS encoding sarcosine oxidase subunit gamma family protein, whose protein sequence is MPDQLRAIPYSVRPVSPGQWFIVSETAIPQDALRGMLESLAPEAVGIDQSHGRVRIAISGPTVERTLAKGTGVDLALSTFPIGHATTTLFGHIAAHLTRIDETSFELIVLRGFAESLWDDLLRMSLTA
- a CDS encoding sarcosine oxidase subunit delta, translated to MASLVPCPHCGVRPKEEFTIKGAALRRPLPDAPVESWLDYVYLRNNSRGTHEEFWHHTSGCRRWLIVTRSTVTHEIEASRDAAVSLLDSNT
- a CDS encoding transporter substrate-binding domain-containing protein, whose protein sequence is MRNLVSSFALCASLLTTAAYAQESRKTINVGTVVIYPPLEFKDPKTGELTGFNHDLFEAMAKKAGLKVNWIEAGWVEQASFAPLKTGRVDVATGDMWDTPERRENGVSFIDFLNEPTYLYTLTAKADQFKDLAALCGKRVANTRGSKAMLGTVERWSEENCTKAGRPGVEQLEVANGSEQQLMMKQGRVDAGFIGATAFAQARKAEGEDVFKPLGGPPLANFLFGFPYLAKNKELGDTLKKALDEVIADGTYAQLLKKYGLQEDSSIGDVSLVNSGK